A window from Priestia filamentosa encodes these proteins:
- a CDS encoding anti-sigma factor family protein, producing the protein MECKNVSLFMHEYLDGDIEAADEQKLRKHLQECEECSEHFRELKRTIAFIQSTSHVNAPANFTEGVMNRLPVERKRAKARRWLQGHPLLTAAAVFFVLMLGGALSSWSNNSEFSVSKQDNVEVKGHTAIVPEGKTVQGDLVVRNGNTRIEGKVNGSVTVINGSNYLASAGEVTGEIRELDQMFEWLWYKMKSTTDNIVHAF; encoded by the coding sequence ATGGAATGTAAAAATGTTTCACTATTTATGCATGAATATCTTGATGGAGATATAGAGGCAGCTGATGAACAGAAGCTAAGAAAACATCTCCAAGAGTGTGAGGAGTGTAGTGAGCATTTTCGTGAGCTGAAACGAACAATTGCTTTTATTCAAAGTACTTCACATGTTAATGCTCCAGCAAACTTCACAGAAGGAGTCATGAACCGTTTACCTGTAGAACGTAAACGAGCAAAAGCAAGAAGATGGTTACAAGGCCATCCCCTCCTAACCGCAGCGGCTGTTTTTTTCGTTCTAATGCTTGGAGGAGCCCTTTCTAGCTGGTCGAATAACAGTGAGTTCTCTGTGTCAAAACAGGACAACGTTGAAGTGAAAGGACATACGGCAATTGTCCCAGAAGGAAAGACTGTTCAAGGAGATCTTGTTGTGAGAAACGGTAATACCCGCATAGAAGGTAAAGTAAATGGAAGTGTGACCGTCATTAACGGTTCTAATTATCTTGCATCAGCAGGGGAAGTAACCGGTGAGATTAGAGAGTTAGACCAAATGTTTGAATGGTTATGGTACAAAATGAAGTCGACAACGGATAATATTGTGCATGCTTTTTAG
- the sigW gene encoding RNA polymerase sigma factor SigW: MDLFIKSKIKKVKKGDQNAFAEVVEYYKDKIYQLCYRMLGNAHEAEDMAQEAFLRAYVNIDSYDIKRKFSTWLYRIATNLCIDRIRKKKPDYFLDAEVAGTEGLNMYSQIAADGELPEESVEKLELHEYVQQQIAQLPEKYRTVIILKYVDELPLKEISDTMELPIGTVKTRIHRGREALRKKLRHM; this comes from the coding sequence ATGGATTTGTTTATAAAAAGCAAGATAAAGAAAGTAAAAAAAGGGGATCAGAACGCTTTTGCTGAGGTTGTAGAATATTATAAAGATAAAATCTACCAGCTTTGCTATAGGATGTTAGGGAATGCTCATGAAGCAGAAGATATGGCACAGGAAGCCTTCTTACGCGCATATGTTAATATTGATAGTTATGATATTAAGCGTAAGTTCTCAACATGGCTTTATCGAATTGCTACAAACCTTTGTATTGACCGTATTCGAAAAAAGAAACCTGATTACTTTCTTGATGCTGAGGTTGCTGGGACTGAAGGACTGAACATGTACTCTCAAATTGCTGCAGATGGAGAGCTCCCAGAAGAAAGTGTAGAAAAACTTGAGCTTCATGAATATGTACAGCAACAAATTGCCCAGTTGCCTGAAAAATATCGAACAGTTATTATTTTAAAGTATGTAGATGAACTTCCTTTAAAAGAGATTAGCGATACTATGGAGTTACCAATTGGGACAGTGAAAACAAGGATTCATCGTGGACGAGAGGCTTTAAGAAAGAAGCTCCGTCATATGTAA
- a CDS encoding CdaR family protein, whose product MDKLMNNHWFMKIIALLLAFMLYLSVTLEETGSSSSPFNSSSSSGSTSNEETQTIQDVPVTAYFDDEKYIVSGLPETVDITLKGSKSDIKLQRDVKVYANLENLKPGNHQVKLHDNIDDGLSVEIDPKTVQVTIEQKVSKKFPLEVSLASDQIKSGYVAGTPSVSPKSVVVTGGKSQIESISSVKALVEEDDADSTIKQQAKVVAFDRNLNKLNVDTNPEFVQVNIPIKRESKSVPLKFEASGTPSEGVKVTSIEPQTKEAVIYGDEDALKSVNEISEIPVDVSDIRGTETVEVNVPLPEGIKRVSPESVKVKVNTSEGSTKEEEAKEDEKETVEKESTEPEETTTEEEEKEQEKEDEEETNLTRTISGVSLSIGGQSDSFLYQMLTPSNGTISISATGPKNTVQSLSAGDISASVSASGYEAGTYTLPISVSGPSGVQITPNTSTAKVEITAKEEEEEEPPPEEEEEEQQGEQTTNYEQQQEQNPANSE is encoded by the coding sequence ATGGATAAACTTATGAATAATCATTGGTTTATGAAAATCATCGCTTTACTATTAGCTTTTATGCTGTATCTATCCGTCACATTAGAAGAAACAGGAAGCAGCAGCTCTCCTTTTAACTCTTCAAGTAGCAGTGGAAGTACAAGCAATGAAGAAACCCAAACCATTCAAGATGTTCCTGTTACAGCTTATTTTGATGATGAGAAATATATTGTATCAGGACTGCCTGAAACAGTAGATATTACCTTAAAAGGATCAAAGAGTGACATTAAACTTCAGCGAGATGTAAAAGTATATGCTAACTTAGAAAACTTAAAACCAGGTAATCATCAAGTTAAACTTCATGATAATATTGATGATGGTTTAAGTGTTGAAATTGATCCGAAAACTGTGCAAGTTACAATCGAGCAAAAAGTATCAAAAAAGTTTCCACTTGAGGTTAGCTTAGCCTCAGACCAGATTAAATCTGGATATGTTGCCGGCACTCCTTCTGTTTCACCTAAAAGCGTTGTTGTAACAGGTGGAAAGTCACAGATTGAATCTATTTCTTCTGTGAAAGCATTAGTTGAAGAAGATGATGCAGATAGCACAATAAAGCAACAAGCAAAAGTTGTAGCTTTTGATCGTAACTTAAATAAACTTAACGTTGATACAAATCCAGAGTTTGTACAAGTTAATATACCAATTAAAAGGGAAAGCAAAAGTGTCCCATTAAAGTTCGAGGCATCTGGAACTCCCAGTGAGGGAGTGAAGGTAACAAGCATCGAACCACAGACAAAAGAAGCTGTTATTTATGGAGATGAAGATGCTTTAAAAAGTGTGAATGAAATTTCAGAAATCCCTGTTGATGTTAGTGATATTAGAGGTACAGAGACCGTAGAGGTAAACGTCCCTTTACCAGAGGGCATCAAGCGAGTAAGTCCTGAAAGTGTAAAAGTCAAAGTCAATACTTCTGAAGGTAGTACAAAGGAAGAAGAAGCTAAAGAAGACGAAAAAGAAACAGTAGAAAAAGAATCAACGGAACCAGAAGAGACTACTACAGAAGAGGAAGAGAAAGAACAAGAGAAGGAAGATGAAGAAGAGACGAATTTAACGAGAACTATTAGTGGTGTTAGTCTCTCAATTGGAGGTCAATCGGATTCTTTTCTTTATCAAATGTTAACTCCATCAAATGGGACAATTAGCATAAGTGCAACAGGACCTAAAAATACGGTTCAATCTCTAAGTGCAGGAGATATTAGTGCAAGTGTGAGTGCAAGCGGGTACGAAGCAGGTACATATACATTGCCTATTAGCGTAAGCGGACCAAGTGGAGTACAAATCACCCCGAACACGAGCACTGCCAAAGTAGAGATAACAGCTAAAGAAGAAGAAGAAGAAGAGCCTCCACCAGAAGAGGAAGAAGAAGAGCAGCAAGGTGAACAAACAACAAATTACGAACAGCAACAAGAACAAAATCCAGCAAACAGTGAATAA
- the glmM gene encoding phosphoglucosamine mutase produces the protein MGKYFGTDGVRGVANSELTPELAFRVGRFGGYVLTKDMERPKVLIGRDTRVSGHMLEGALVAGLLSIGAEVMRLGVISTPGVAYLTKATGAQAGVMISASHNPVQDNGIKFFGSDGFKLSDEQEEEIEALLNSTEDTLPRPTGADLGQVNDYFEGGQKYLQYLKQSVDEDFSDIHVALDCAHGATSSLAAHLFADLEAEISTMGASPNGTNINDGVGSTHPEVLAEFVKEKGADVGLAFDGDGDRLIAVDEKGQIVDGDQIMYICAKYLNEQGMLNEGTVVSTVMSNLGFYKALDEHSVKSVKTAVGDRYVVEEMKKNGYNLGGEQSGHIIFLDYISTGDGMLSAIQLVNIMKVTKKSLSELASEMKKFPQILQNVRVTDKHNVTSNEKVKNIIEEVEKEMGDHGRVLVRPSGTEPLVRVMVEAPTDKECKEYVDRIVKVVVDEMGLDA, from the coding sequence ATGGGTAAATATTTTGGTACAGATGGAGTTCGTGGGGTAGCGAACAGTGAATTAACACCTGAATTAGCCTTTCGGGTAGGACGCTTTGGGGGATATGTCCTAACAAAAGATATGGAGCGACCAAAAGTCCTAATTGGCCGTGATACACGTGTTTCTGGCCATATGTTAGAAGGAGCTCTTGTAGCAGGTCTTCTTTCCATTGGAGCTGAGGTTATGCGTTTAGGCGTTATCTCAACACCAGGAGTAGCATATTTAACAAAAGCAACAGGTGCACAAGCAGGAGTGATGATTTCCGCTTCACATAACCCTGTTCAGGATAACGGAATCAAGTTCTTTGGTTCTGATGGTTTTAAACTTTCAGATGAGCAGGAAGAGGAAATTGAAGCTCTTTTAAATAGTACTGAAGATACATTACCACGTCCAACAGGAGCCGATCTTGGTCAAGTAAATGATTACTTTGAAGGTGGTCAAAAATATCTTCAATACTTGAAGCAGAGTGTTGATGAGGACTTCTCTGATATCCATGTTGCACTTGACTGTGCACATGGAGCAACGTCTTCTCTAGCTGCTCATCTTTTCGCAGACCTAGAAGCAGAAATTTCAACAATGGGAGCTTCTCCGAATGGTACGAACATTAATGACGGGGTTGGATCTACACACCCTGAAGTGCTTGCTGAATTCGTAAAAGAAAAAGGTGCTGACGTTGGACTTGCTTTTGATGGAGACGGAGATCGTTTGATTGCTGTTGACGAAAAAGGGCAGATTGTTGATGGAGACCAGATCATGTATATCTGTGCAAAATATTTAAATGAGCAAGGTATGCTGAACGAAGGTACTGTTGTGTCAACAGTAATGAGTAACCTTGGCTTCTATAAAGCACTTGACGAGCACAGCGTAAAAAGTGTAAAAACTGCGGTAGGAGATCGCTATGTTGTTGAAGAGATGAAGAAGAATGGATACAACTTAGGAGGAGAGCAGTCAGGACATATTATTTTCCTTGACTACATTTCAACAGGGGATGGAATGCTTTCTGCTATCCAGCTTGTGAATATTATGAAGGTAACGAAAAAGTCGCTTTCAGAGCTTGCAAGTGAAATGAAGAAATTTCCGCAAATCTTACAAAATGTTCGTGTAACAGACAAGCATAATGTAACATCTAATGAAAAAGTAAAAAATATTATTGAAGAAGTAGAGAAAGAAATGGGAGACCATGGGCGTGTACTTGTAAGACCTTCTGGTACAGAACCATTAGTGCGCGTGATGGTAGAAGCTCCTACAGATAAAGAATGTAAAGAATACGTAGATCGCATTGTAAAAGTCGTTGTAGACGAAATGGGTCTAGACGCTTAA
- the cdaA gene encoding diadenylate cyclase CdaA, translating into MLFGELPVLNYVGNVIDVLLVWFVIYKIIMVIRGTKAVQLLKGITVIIVVQFLSKFLGLRTLEWIMDQALTWGFLAIIIIFQPELRRALEQLGRGKLFSRGSVPEEDEQTKVIEAVVKATSYMAKRRIGALISIERETGMGDYIETGIDLKAKVSSELLINLFIPNTPLHDGAVILQRNEVAAAACYLPLSESPFISKELGTRHRAAVGISEVTDSITVIVSEETGGISVTKNGELHRELTPDSLGEILTSTLIGQTRSSSGARWQWRGKRDG; encoded by the coding sequence ATGCTCTTTGGAGAGCTACCGGTTTTGAATTATGTAGGAAATGTTATCGATGTTCTCCTAGTCTGGTTCGTTATTTATAAAATCATTATGGTAATTCGAGGTACAAAAGCCGTTCAACTTTTGAAAGGGATTACGGTAATTATTGTCGTCCAGTTCTTAAGTAAATTTTTAGGGTTAAGAACGCTCGAATGGATTATGGACCAGGCACTTACATGGGGATTCTTAGCAATTATTATCATCTTCCAACCAGAGCTAAGACGTGCTTTAGAACAATTAGGACGCGGAAAGCTCTTTTCTCGAGGATCGGTTCCTGAAGAAGATGAACAAACAAAAGTAATTGAAGCAGTTGTAAAAGCAACAAGTTATATGGCGAAAAGACGTATTGGTGCTCTTATTTCTATTGAACGTGAAACAGGAATGGGAGATTATATTGAAACAGGAATAGATCTAAAAGCGAAGGTATCATCTGAATTACTAATTAACTTATTCATTCCGAATACCCCGCTGCACGATGGTGCGGTTATTTTACAGCGCAATGAAGTAGCAGCAGCAGCTTGTTATCTTCCACTTTCAGAAAGCCCTTTTATTTCTAAAGAACTAGGAACCCGACATCGTGCAGCTGTTGGAATAAGTGAAGTGACAGATAGTATTACAGTAATTGTTTCTGAGGAAACAGGTGGTATTTCTGTGACTAAAAACGGTGAGCTTCATCGTGAATTAACTCCAGATTCTCTTGGTGAAATTCTGACAAGCACACTTATTGGCCAAACGAGATCATCCTCTGGAGCTCGCTGGCAGTGGAGGGGGAAAAGAGATGGATAA